The genomic window CGGCGAGCGCCCGGGCAAGTTCCGCGCCTGGCTCGTGCCCACGCGATCGGGCAGCTACACCTTTCACATCACCGGGAGCTTGAAAGGCCAGGCGATCGATGCCACGTCCACCTGTTCCGACCGGACGTTCGATTGCGTCGCCGACGCTTCCGAGATTCAGTTCCCGGCGAAGGATCCCTCGGCGGGCCAGCTCGCCGAGAGGCTCGGCCGGGAGCTGCCGCGGGCGCAGCGCGCCCTGGACGCCGCCGCGAGCGCGCGCACCCTCGCGATCGTCGGGATCGCCGTCGCCGCGCTGGCTCTCGTCGGCGCCCTAGGGCTCGGCGCGCGAAAGGGCCGGAAGGGCGCCTGAGGTGGGGTGTCGCCGCGTCGTTTTTCTCGTGCTCGCCACGCTCCTGGGCGGACCCGGCCGCGACGACGCTTGGGCGCATGCGGGACTCCGACTCTCCGATCCCCTCGCGGGGGTAACGCTGGGCGACACGCCGAAGGCCGTGCGCTTGTCCTTCACGGAAAAGCCTGAAGTGTCGCTGTCGGTCATTCGCGTCCTGGACACCGACGGTGTGGCCTACCAAATCGGCCGGCCCGAACGGATTGCGGGTGACCCCCTTTCTCTTAGCCTGCGCGTCCGGCACCTCGATCGTGGCATCTACACGGTGAGCTGGCGAGTCGTCTCCGCCGTCGACGCCCATGCGACCGCGGGGGCGTTTACCTTCGGAGTTCGCGTCGCGCCCACGGGTTCGGCTGCTGCGGCGCCGACCATGAATCTGGCCGCCTCTCCCTTCGAGCTGCTGGCGCGCTGGATCCTCATCGTCGGCCTGGTCGCGCTGCTCGGGGCCGCGTCGGCAAGTGTGGCGCGCTTCGGCGGGCGGAGCGATCTGCCGCTGGCTGCCGGCGGATGGCTTCTCGCCCTGATCGGTCTCGTCCTGCTGGCGGAAGCGCAAAGGCGCAATGCCGCGGCCCCGTTCGCCAAGCTCCTGAGCACCTCCGTCGGGCGGGCACTGATCGGGCGGGCGATCGCCCTCGGCGCTGCGGGATGCGCGCTCCTCGCGGCCCGATGGGTGGCGCGGTTTCGTCGGACCGCGATGGCGGGAGCTGCGCTCTCTGCGCTCGCGGCCGTGGCGGTGCACGTCGCCGCCGGGCATGCCGCGGCCGGTAGTTGGCTGCCGGTCGTGGGCGTGGGCGCCCAGTGGGCGCACTTCAGCGCGGCGGGGATTTGGCTCGGCGGGCTGGCTGCGCTGCTGCTCGGTGTCCGGGGCGCTCCCTCGGCAACCAAGACGGTGGCCGTGCGCCGCTTCTCGAACATCGCCGCGGCCGGTCTGTTCGTCGTGGCCACGACGGGGGTCGCGCGGACCCTCGGTGAGCTTGCGTCGTGGCGGGACCTTGTCGCCACCGGATATGGCCGGGCGGTGTCGGCCAAGATCGCATTGATCGTCCTCATCGCCGCGTTCGGCGCGCTCAACCGCTGGCGCAGCGTGCCCGCGGCGGCGACCGACCTGAATCTCCTGCGCCGGTCCGGAAGCGGCGAGCTGGGTCTCACCGCGATGGCGCTGGCGGCGGCGGCCGCGCTGGGTACCCTGCCCCCTCCGGCGCGATTGGCCGTTCCGCCCGGGCTCTCCGTCGCGGGCGCCGATTTCGGCACGACGGTGCGCGTTCGCCTGACGGCTCCCTCCGACCAGCCCGGCCCTAATCGCTTCACCGTCCATGTAGACGACTACGATTCGCAGACCCCGGTGCGCGCCCGGCGCGTGAGCCTGCGATTTACGCCCCTCGACGACTCCGGAGTCGAGTCGACGTCCCTGGCTCTCTTGCCGGGTCCCGGCGATTCCTACATTGGATCGGGTGGCAATCTGTCGTTCGATGGCCGCTGGCGGGTTACGGTGCTGATCGAGCGCACCGGAGACTCTGTTGAGGTCCCGCTGGACGTCGAGACCCGCATCGCGCCACGCTCCCTCTCCATTGACCGCCTTCCGGGCCGGGCTCCCACATACATGCTGGAGCTGGCGGGTGGGCTCGTGCAGATTTCGCCTGAAGCCGAGCACGCGGGCCGGAGCAAGGTGACCGTGACCTGTTTCAACCCGCTCTCCGAAGAACGTTCGATCGAGGAGATGGTCATCACCACTGCCGCCGGCGAGGGCCCCGCGCGCCAGCATCCGGTGCGACGCTTGGGGCCGGGGCGGTTCGCCGCCGAGATCAGGCTCAGTCCGGGCCGGAACAGGATCGCGGCCATCGCAAGAGCGAGCGACGGAACCCGCCTGCGTGCCGTGGTCGATCTCGACGTGCCGCGCCACTGACGGGGACCTGCGCGGAACGCACGCGCTCTGCAACCCGAGTCCATGCTGCCGGGATGGAATTTTGCAGTTGACTTCCCTCCGGTGCTGACGTATTAGAGGGTGCGCTTTCTCCCGGTTCAGACTTTCGCGCCACCAGCTTTCTCGCAAAATTTGACCATTACCTGACTATCCGTCCAGTCGCTTCTGCGGTCGGACGAATTCACCGGCTCCCATTGTGACGATCCGAGGCGGCGGGACATAAGACATAAGCGAGACTGGCTAGAGACGACACATGCGCAGGAGGGGATGATGGGGACCTATGTTTGGCAGCGGCGCGGCCGGTTTACGCTCGTCGCTGCGGGGATCGTCGTGGTGCTTCTACTGTTGGTCGGAATACGTTTGATCGGCCCCGCGATGGCGACTTCGGGCGGCGATCCATACAGCGTCCCGCTTGCCACCGACACGAACCCGGCCGCGGACATCTTTGAAACCACGATCATCGCCGACGAGGCGACCGTGGACATCGGCAACGGTGTGATGGCGCACGCCCTGACCTACAACGGGACGCTGCCCGGCCCGGAGTTCCGGCTCAAGCCCAATGACACCGTGATCGTGCACTTCGAGAACCACCTGGAGACTCCCACCGGCATCCACTGGCACGGCATCGAGCTGAGCAACGCGAGTGACGGAACGCCCCTGACCCAGAATCAGGTCCCACCCGGTGGGAAGTTCCTCTACAAGTTCAAGGTCACGCGGCCAGGGATCTTCTGGTATCACCCCCATCACCACTCCTCCACGAATCAGGTCTTCAAGGGGCTGTATGGGCCGATCATCATCACCGACCCGAACGAACCGGCCCTCATATCCGGCGGCGTTATACCCGGTGCGTCCCAGACCTTGACGTTGGCGCTCAGCGACGTCACGGTGTGCAAGGCCCAAGGGAGCAACGATACGGCCACCTACGACGGCAATACGCAGCCGCACGTGGCCCTCGCCCCCGGATGGGCGCAGCCCAGTCCCACGCCGAAGGATCTCTGCGAGACTTCACCGATCGACGAAGAGGGAAACCCTCGCGCCGCCTTCGATGAGGGGGATATCCCGAACATCCAAACCTCCGCCCCGACGGGGAAGCCGACGAACGAAGGACAGACCGTCCTCACCAACGGCAAGAACGTCGGGGGACGGGCGGGAAATCCCGGGGCGCCCGGGGCGTTGGATGCCGGCGCGGCGACGTTCGACGTCCAGGCGGGCCAGGGGCTTCGCCTGCAGATCGGCAACACGGCGACGATCCGGTTCTTCCGGCTCCGCCTGACCGGCACGGTCGGCGGCGTCGACGGGACGCAGATCCCGCTCATCCGAATCGGCGGTGAAGGGGGGCTGCTTGACAACGCCGTCGAGCAGGGCGGCGTGATTCCGCCCGGACCTTCGCCTCCCGGATTCGACTTCAAGTACGACCTCGGCGAGATCCTGCTCGACCCGGGCAGCCGGGCCGACGTCGTGGTCGCCATCCCGCCGACGGCGACCGGCGACTTGACGCTTTGGACGGAAGACTTCTTCCGCACCGGCGGCGCCGGATGGGCGAAGCTCCCGACCGTCCCCGTGATGCACCTGCACGTGACCGGAGTGGCGGGCTCCACGTATACGATTTCCGACGGCACCGCGCTGCGCGCATCCACCGGGGATACTGTCCCGGCGCTGGGCGCGGCGACCGGCACACTCCTCGACCCGAGCCTATTCGTTCCGCCCAAGGAGGGATTGGCGAGCCAGGACATCCAGCTCACGAACAGCGCAACCGGCGGCTTCGGGGTCGACACGGTGATCGGTTCGCACGACTTCTCGGGCGACTACACCGTGGCGCCGCGCCCCTGCATGACCGTCGCGCCGTTCACCTGCACGGCGCGCTACGCCAAGCTGAACGACATCCTGGAGCTGACCGTCACCAACAAGACCGGGGCGCATCATCCGTTCCACCTCCACGGTTTCTCGATTCAGCCGCTCGACCTCACGAAAGCCGGGTCGCCGACCTACACCTGGCCGTACCATGAGTTCAGGGACAACGTCGACGTGCCCGGGGGGTACACCCTGAGGTTCAGGGTCAAGCTCGACGACCGGCCTCTGATGGACGGCACGACGATGGGCGGCGGGCTGGGCCGGTGGGTCTTCCACTGCCACATCTTCTTCCACGCCACCTTCGGAATGATCTCCGAATTCGACGTGGTCGATGCGACGGGCAACGAGCGGCCCTATGTCAATGCGGACGCGGCCGAGGTGGCGGTCGACGAAGGCCAGACCGCGACGATGAGCGGGACCTACACGGACCCGGATGGGGATGTAGTGACTCTGACCGGACCGGCGATCGGCACCTTCACCGACAACGGTGACGGGACGTGGGACTGGAGTTACACCACGACCGATGGGCCGGACGAGAGCCAGATCCTTTACGTCACGGCGGATGACGGCCTAGGTCACAAGGATCAGGTCTCCTTCCAGCTCACGGTCAACAACGTCCCGCCGACGCTCACCTTGATCACTCCCCCGACGCCGCTGACTGGCGCCCTCTACGCGCTCGGCTCGGCGAACATCGAGGTCAAGGCATCGATCACCGATCCAGGCACCGCCGATGTCCTGTCGTGCAGTTTCAACTGGGACGATGGCACTTCTACCGTCAACGCCCCGGCCGGCGGGTTCTGCGACGCGCTCCATTCGTTCACCCAGGCCGGTGTCTACACCGTAGTTCTGACCGGCTCCGACGACGACGGCGGCTCCGATTCGGAGAGCATCCTGATCGTCGTCTACGATCCGACCGCCGGGTTCGTCACCGGAGGAGGGTGGATCGACTCGCCCCCCGGCGCCTATGTGGCGGATCCATTGCTCGAAGGTAAGGCGATCTTCGGCTTCGAGTCCAAGTACAAGAAGGGCGCCACCGTGCCCATCGGGCACACCGAGTTCAAGTTCCAAGTCGCCGACTTCAGGTTCGAGTCGGACTCGTACCAGTGGCTGGTGGTGGCCGGCGCCAAGGCCCAGTACAAGGGCGTAGGCACGGTCAACGGCGCCGGCAACTTCGGTTTCCTCCTCACCGCCACGGACGGCCAGATCTCCGGCGGGGGTGGCATCGACAAGTTCCGCATCAAGATTTGGGACAAATCGGCGGGCGACGCGGTGGTCTACGACAACGTTCTTGGCGCGTCGGAGGACATCGATGTCGCCAACC from Candidatus Polarisedimenticolia bacterium includes these protein-coding regions:
- a CDS encoding copper resistance protein CopC, which encodes MGCRRVVFLVLATLLGGPGRDDAWAHAGLRLSDPLAGVTLGDTPKAVRLSFTEKPEVSLSVIRVLDTDGVAYQIGRPERIAGDPLSLSLRVRHLDRGIYTVSWRVVSAVDAHATAGAFTFGVRVAPTGSAAAAPTMNLAASPFELLARWILIVGLVALLGAASASVARFGGRSDLPLAAGGWLLALIGLVLLAEAQRRNAAAPFAKLLSTSVGRALIGRAIALGAAGCALLAARWVARFRRTAMAGAALSALAAVAVHVAAGHAAAGSWLPVVGVGAQWAHFSAAGIWLGGLAALLLGVRGAPSATKTVAVRRFSNIAAAGLFVVATTGVARTLGELASWRDLVATGYGRAVSAKIALIVLIAAFGALNRWRSVPAAATDLNLLRRSGSGELGLTAMALAAAAALGTLPPPARLAVPPGLSVAGADFGTTVRVRLTAPSDQPGPNRFTVHVDDYDSQTPVRARRVSLRFTPLDDSGVESTSLALLPGPGDSYIGSGGNLSFDGRWRVTVLIERTGDSVEVPLDVETRIAPRSLSIDRLPGRAPTYMLELAGGLVQISPEAEHAGRSKVTVTCFNPLSEERSIEEMVITTAAGEGPARQHPVRRLGPGRFAAEIRLSPGRNRIAAIARASDGTRLRAVVDLDVPRH
- a CDS encoding multicopper oxidase domain-containing protein; the protein is MGTYVWQRRGRFTLVAAGIVVVLLLLVGIRLIGPAMATSGGDPYSVPLATDTNPAADIFETTIIADEATVDIGNGVMAHALTYNGTLPGPEFRLKPNDTVIVHFENHLETPTGIHWHGIELSNASDGTPLTQNQVPPGGKFLYKFKVTRPGIFWYHPHHHSSTNQVFKGLYGPIIITDPNEPALISGGVIPGASQTLTLALSDVTVCKAQGSNDTATYDGNTQPHVALAPGWAQPSPTPKDLCETSPIDEEGNPRAAFDEGDIPNIQTSAPTGKPTNEGQTVLTNGKNVGGRAGNPGAPGALDAGAATFDVQAGQGLRLQIGNTATIRFFRLRLTGTVGGVDGTQIPLIRIGGEGGLLDNAVEQGGVIPPGPSPPGFDFKYDLGEILLDPGSRADVVVAIPPTATGDLTLWTEDFFRTGGAGWAKLPTVPVMHLHVTGVAGSTYTISDGTALRASTGDTVPALGAATGTLLDPSLFVPPKEGLASQDIQLTNSATGGFGVDTVIGSHDFSGDYTVAPRPCMTVAPFTCTARYAKLNDILELTVTNKTGAHHPFHLHGFSIQPLDLTKAGSPTYTWPYHEFRDNVDVPGGYTLRFRVKLDDRPLMDGTTMGGGLGRWVFHCHIFFHATFGMISEFDVVDATGNERPYVNADAAEVAVDEGQTATMSGTYTDPDGDVVTLTGPAIGTFTDNGDGTWDWSYTTTDGPDESQILYVTADDGLGHKDQVSFQLTVNNVPPTLTLITPPTPLTGALYALGSANIEVKASITDPGTADVLSCSFNWDDGTSTVNAPAGGFCDALHSFTQAGVYTVVLTGSDDDGGSDSESILIVVYDPTAGFVTGGGWIDSPPGAYVADPLLEGKAIFGFESKYKKGATVPIGHTEFKFQVADFRFESDSYQWLVVAGAKAQYKGVGTVNGAGNFGFLLTATDGQISGGGGIDKFRIKIWDKSAGDAVVYDNVLGASEDIDVANPQAIAQGSIVIHKPK